One part of the Sorangiineae bacterium MSr11954 genome encodes these proteins:
- a CDS encoding AAA family ATPase produces MSPETLSHFGLNQEPFSKEIDDADLWLPPSKHAVLDELTDAVHARKSAVLTGEPGAGKTCLLRALRHALKADTFRLTYCHNVTLGRRDFYRQLCLALGVPRGATAGDVFLSVSTHVEELAKERVFPVFLVDEAHLLHQDTLDHLHILLNYAWDSRALLSLLLVGLPDLDDRLRLRRNRSLYSRLHHRVSIGSLTADDTADYVRMRVTRAGGPKDLFAPDAVAMLHEAAAGSLRDTDRIATAALRLAVRRKRKTIERELLARVLHAEGIAT; encoded by the coding sequence ATGAGCCCCGAGACGCTCTCCCACTTCGGTTTGAATCAAGAGCCATTTTCCAAGGAGATCGACGACGCGGATCTATGGCTGCCCCCCAGCAAGCACGCCGTCCTCGACGAGCTCACCGACGCGGTGCACGCTCGAAAAAGCGCCGTCCTCACCGGCGAGCCGGGCGCCGGAAAAACCTGCCTCTTGCGCGCGTTGCGGCACGCGCTCAAGGCCGACACCTTCCGTCTGACCTATTGCCACAACGTTACGCTCGGCCGGCGCGATTTCTATCGCCAGCTATGTCTCGCCCTCGGCGTTCCCCGTGGTGCCACTGCTGGTGATGTCTTCTTGTCCGTGAGTACCCACGTCGAGGAGCTCGCCAAAGAGCGCGTCTTCCCCGTCTTCCTCGTCGACGAGGCGCACCTGCTTCATCAGGACACGCTCGACCATCTCCACATCTTGCTCAATTACGCATGGGACAGTCGCGCACTGTTGTCGCTGCTGCTGGTCGGGTTACCCGATCTCGACGACCGACTGCGCCTACGGCGCAATCGGTCGCTCTATTCGCGATTACACCACCGCGTTTCCATCGGGTCGCTCACCGCCGACGATACGGCCGATTACGTCCGCATGCGAGTCACCCGCGCCGGCGGACCGAAAGATCTCTTCGCCCCCGACGCCGTCGCCATGCTCCACGAGGCGGCCGCCGGCAGCCTGCGCGACACCGATCGCATCGCCACCGCCGCTCTGCGCTTGGCAGTCCGGCGCAAACGCAAGACCATCGAACGCGAGCTCCTCGCCCGCGTCCTTCACGCCGAAGGAATTGCCACATGA
- a CDS encoding hemerythrin domain-containing protein, translating into MPHDDDRSLLERLLDCHARIREMMALASDLANAPPETEDDVRDVAERIARYFTRALPMHTQDEEESILPRLVDPGVRAALDRMREEHHEHEPLSHALIAPCQALAAAPERWSVLRYAIRDAASALEPAMRSHLAEEERDVFPHLEALDDSARQSIIDEMGARRAGRGGGGGGRGRNRNH; encoded by the coding sequence ATGCCGCACGACGACGATCGTTCACTCCTCGAGCGTCTGCTCGACTGCCACGCTCGAATCCGCGAAATGATGGCGCTCGCCTCGGACCTCGCCAACGCACCCCCGGAGACGGAAGATGACGTTCGCGACGTAGCCGAGCGTATCGCGCGGTACTTCACGCGGGCTCTCCCGATGCACACGCAGGACGAAGAAGAGTCGATCCTCCCGCGTCTCGTGGATCCCGGAGTGCGAGCCGCGCTCGATCGCATGCGCGAGGAGCACCATGAACATGAGCCGCTTTCGCATGCGTTGATCGCGCCATGCCAAGCGCTCGCGGCGGCGCCCGAGCGATGGAGTGTGCTCCGTTATGCCATCCGCGATGCCGCGAGCGCGCTGGAGCCAGCCATGCGGAGCCATCTCGCCGAGGAAGAGCGTGACGTATTCCCGCACCTGGAGGCACTCGATGATTCGGCGCGCCAAAGCATCATCGATGAAATGGGGGCGCGCCGCGCCGGGCGCGGAGGAGGCGGCGGCGGTCGCGGTCGCAACCGCAATCACTGA